From Thermoplasmatales archaeon, a single genomic window includes:
- a CDS encoding phosphatidylserine decarboxylase — MIAKKCFHIAFLPIPFLILSLFLSKFYSVFGYIFLLLLLLQAFFIFFFRDLKREIQDGIVSPADGKIIENEGKISIFMSLFDMHVNLMPYDGKISKIRRHEGKHCLAFRNAEKNEKLEIEIDSDIGKIRIFQIAGFFARRIVPYVKEGDFLKKGEKIGIIRFGSRVELILPENCKIIVEKEKKVKAGERIAVTKYKNSS; from the coding sequence ATGATAGCAAAAAAATGCTTTCATATAGCATTCCTCCCCATTCCTTTTTTAATTCTCTCTCTTTTCCTCTCAAAATTTTATTCAGTTTTTGGATATATTTTTCTCCTCCTTCTTTTATTGCAGGCTTTCTTTATTTTCTTCTTCAGAGATTTAAAAAGAGAAATTCAGGATGGAATAGTTTCTCCCGCTGATGGGAAAATAATTGAAAATGAGGGAAAAATCTCAATTTTTATGAGTTTGTTTGACATGCATGTTAATCTGATGCCATACGATGGAAAAATATCAAAAATTAGAAGGCATGAAGGAAAGCATTGTCTTGCTTTTCGCAACGCAGAAAAAAATGAGAAGCTGGAAATTGAGATAGATAGCGATATTGGAAAAATAAGGATTTTTCAGATTGCGGGCTTCTTTGCAAGGAGAATTGTGCCTTATGTGAAGGAAGGAGATTTTTTGAAAAAGGGAGAAAAGATAGGAATAATAAGATTTGGCTCGAGAGTTGAGTTGATATTGCCGGAAAATTGTAAGATAATTGTTGAAAAAGAAAAAAAAGTTAAAGCGGGAGAAAGAATAGCGGTAACAAAATATAAAAATTCCTCATGA